In the Phaeobacter gallaeciensis genome, one interval contains:
- the nth gene encoding endonuclease III, translating to MAKQLDYHTLREIFSRFQAAEPEPKGELDHVNAYTLVVAVALSAQATDAGVNKATHELFKIADTPQKMLDLGEEGLIEHIKTIGLYRNKAKNVIKMARILVDDYGGEVPNSRAALQSLPGVGRKTANVVLNMWWHYPAQAVDTHIFRVGNRSGICPGKDVDAVERAIEDNIPVDFQQHAHHWLILHGRYHCKARKPMCGTCIIRDLCQYEDKNL from the coding sequence ATGGCCAAGCAACTCGACTATCATACACTGCGCGAAATCTTTTCGCGTTTTCAGGCCGCCGAGCCGGAACCCAAGGGCGAATTGGATCACGTCAACGCCTATACGCTGGTGGTGGCCGTCGCCCTGTCGGCGCAGGCGACGGATGCAGGCGTCAACAAGGCAACGCATGAGCTGTTCAAGATCGCCGATACGCCGCAAAAGATGCTCGACCTCGGCGAAGAGGGGCTGATCGAACATATCAAGACGATCGGCCTTTACCGCAACAAAGCCAAGAACGTCATCAAGATGGCCCGCATTCTGGTCGACGACTACGGCGGCGAGGTGCCCAATTCCCGCGCCGCATTGCAATCCCTGCCCGGTGTCGGCCGCAAGACCGCCAATGTGGTTCTGAACATGTGGTGGCATTACCCGGCACAGGCAGTGGATACGCATATCTTTCGGGTCGGCAACCGCTCGGGCATCTGCCCGGGCAAGGATGTGGACGCGGTCGAACGCGCCATCGAAGACAATATTCCGGTCGATTTCCAGCAGCATGCCCATCACTGGCTGATCCTGCACGGCCGCTATCACTGCAAGGCACGCAAGCCGATGTGCGGCACCTGCATCATCCGCGACCTGTGCCAATATGAGGACAAGAATCTATGA
- a CDS encoding adenosine kinase, which yields MKTYQIVGIGNAVVDVISQCDDSFLDHMGIEKGIMQLIERDRGEVLYGAMEGRVQTPGGSVANTIAGAGALGIDAAFIGRVHDDALGRFYADAMNEDGVDFVNPPVPGGELPTSRSMIFVSPDGERSMNTYLGISSELSSADVPNEVAGQTQIMFLEGYLFDKDKGKTAFMEAARDCRKGGGKPGIAISDPFCVERHRADFLSLIENELEFVIGNEAEIRSLFETEDLEEALAKTAAICPLVVCTRSGDGVSVIAGETRIDVPVTKVVPVDATGAGDQFAAGFLFGLATGRDLETCAKIGNICAAEVISHIGPRPEKDMRAVLQAEGLL from the coding sequence ATGAAGACCTACCAGATTGTCGGCATCGGCAATGCCGTCGTCGATGTGATCAGCCAATGCGATGACAGCTTTCTCGATCACATGGGGATCGAGAAAGGCATCATGCAGTTGATCGAACGGGATCGCGGCGAAGTGCTTTATGGTGCGATGGAAGGCCGCGTGCAAACCCCCGGTGGCTCGGTCGCCAATACCATTGCCGGTGCAGGTGCGCTTGGCATCGATGCGGCCTTTATCGGGCGCGTGCATGACGATGCTCTGGGCCGGTTCTACGCCGATGCGATGAACGAAGATGGCGTCGATTTCGTCAACCCGCCGGTCCCGGGTGGCGAGCTGCCGACATCGCGCTCGATGATCTTTGTCTCCCCGGACGGTGAGCGATCGATGAACACCTATCTTGGCATCTCCTCCGAACTCAGCTCTGCAGATGTGCCGAACGAGGTGGCCGGTCAGACCCAGATCATGTTCCTTGAGGGCTATCTCTTTGACAAGGACAAGGGCAAGACCGCCTTCATGGAGGCCGCCCGCGATTGCCGCAAGGGTGGCGGCAAGCCCGGTATCGCCATCTCCGATCCTTTCTGCGTCGAACGCCACCGCGCCGATTTCCTGTCGCTGATCGAGAATGAACTGGAATTCGTGATCGGCAACGAAGCCGAAATCCGCTCGCTGTTTGAAACCGAAGATCTGGAGGAGGCCCTGGCCAAGACCGCCGCAATCTGTCCGCTGGTGGTCTGCACCCGCTCCGGCGACGGGGTTTCGGTGATTGCGGGCGAGACCCGCATCGATGTTCCGGTCACCAAGGTCGTGCCCGTCGATGCTACCGGTGCTGGCGATCAGTTCGCGGCCGGGTTCCTCTTCGGTCTGGCAACGGGCCGCGATCTGGAGACCTGCGCCAAGATCGGCAACATCTGCGCCGCCGAGGTGATCAGCCATATCGGCCCGCGTC